The proteins below are encoded in one region of Dioscorea cayenensis subsp. rotundata cultivar TDr96_F1 chromosome 18, TDr96_F1_v2_PseudoChromosome.rev07_lg8_w22 25.fasta, whole genome shotgun sequence:
- the LOC120282159 gene encoding endoglucanase 8: MRSLSLKSSLAIFFAWLTFSNCFLEVVSKLNYKDALSKSILFLEAQRSGKLPRNKRIPWRGDSGLTDGKLSNVDLVGGYYDAGDNVKYGLPMAFTITTLAWAAIAYESEMKQMGELGNLHSAIKWGTDYFLKASHKKNRLWVQVGDPVKDHECWTRPENMRTPRTLYLIDEHVPGTEIAAETAAAMAASSIVFRKYDHLYSRRLLNKAKLLFEFANKYKKTYDGECPFYCSYSGYNDELLWASTWLYLATKKGMYRRYIIDEAVSASVAEFSWDLKYPGAQILLSELHFSGFKGFGEFNIHADNFICAVLPESPNRQVFFTPGGLINLRDGANTQYVTSTAFLFSVYSDILKKHKKSVRCGSQVVHPDRIMHFAKQQMDYLLGNNPQRRSYMVGFGKNSPKQAHHRGASVPVLSPQTEVNCGMSFNEWFNNDRPNPNELTGAIVGGPDRQDKFIDKRSQSSMLEPCTYINSLAVGVLAKLAAHSS, encoded by the exons ATGAGATCATTATCCCTAAAGAGTTCATTAGCCATCTTCTTTGCATGGCTTACATTCTCTAATTGCTTCCTTGAGGTTGTGAGCAAGCTTAACTACAAGGATGCACTCTCGAAATCGATACTCTTTCTCGAAGCTCAACGGTCCGGCAAGCTCCCTAGGAACAAAAGGATTCCTTGGAGGGGTGATTCCGGCCTTACCGACGGAAAACTTAGTAAT GTGGACCTTGTTGGAGGATACTATGATGCAGGGGACAATGTGAAGTATGGTTTACCAATGGCATTTACCATTACTACCCTTGCATGGGCAGCCATTGCTTATGAATCAGAGATGAAGCAGATGGGTGAGTTAGGTAATCTACATTCAGCTATAAAGTGGGGAACCGATTATTTTCTCAAAGCTAGTCACAAAAAGAACCGTCTTTGGGTTCAG GTAGGAGATCCAGTGAAAGATCATGAGTGTTGGACAAGACCAGAGAACATGAGAACACCAAGAACACTTTACTTGATTGATGAACATGTTCCAGGAACAGAGATTGCTGCTGAGACTGCTGCTGCCATGGCTGcttcctccattgttttcagAAAATACGATCATCTTTATTCTCGTCGTCTTTTAAATAAAGCAAAACTC CTGTTTGAGTTTGCAAATAAgtacaagaaaacatatgatggtGAATGCCCATTCTACTGTTCTTACTCAGGCTACAAT GATGAGTTGTTGTGGGCAAGTACATGGTTATATTTGGCAACTAAAAAAGGAATGTATAGGAGATATATCATTGATGAAGCTGTTAGTGCTAGTGTTGCAGAGTTTAGTTGGGACCTTAAATACCCTGGTGCCCAAATTCTTCTTTCAGAG TTACACTTCTCTGGATTCAAAGGATTTGGAGAGTTCAATATACATGCTGATAATTTCATCTGTGCAGTCTTACCAGAGAGTCCAAATCGCCAAGTTTTCTTCACCCCTG GAGGTTTGATAAATCTAAGAGATGGAGCAAACACACAATATGTGACAAGCACAGCCTTCTTGTTCAGTGTTTACAGTGACATTCTTAAGAAACATAAAAAATCTGTTCGTTGTGGATCTCAAGTGGTCCACCCTGACCGCATCATGCACTTTGCTAAACAACAG aTGGATTACTTACTAGGAAATAATCCTCAAAGAAGATCATACATGGTAGGGTTTGGTAAGAATTCTCCAAAACAAGCACACCACCGTGGTGCATCAGTGCCGGTCCTCTCACCACAAACAGAAGTGAATTGTGGTATGAGTTTCAATGAATGGTTCAATAATGATCGTCCAAACCCTAATGAGCTCACCGGGGCCATTGTCGGAGGCCCTGATCGACAAGACAAGTTTATCGATAAGCGATCGcaatcttcaatgcttgaaCCTTGCACCTACATCAACTCCCTCGCCGTCGGCGTCCTCGCAAAGCTTGCTGCCCATAGCTCTTAA
- the LOC120281629 gene encoding LOW QUALITY PROTEIN: fatty-acid-binding protein 2 (The sequence of the model RefSeq protein was modified relative to this genomic sequence to represent the inferred CDS: deleted 1 base in 1 codon) — MDQLQVEHGRQACATLAVSNLTLSEDVLEPKTGIKFPIILDSPLACEDGSCPATEVLVGTGSRSLTVLRIKSLKIYAFGLYVHPDSVCEKLGPKYASVPVPDLTNRVEFFDDLLRKDIPMTVRLVVNYNGLKISTVRDAFEKSLRNRLQKMNPNTDYHCLRTFGSYFTEDIPLPVGTTIHFRQTADGQLITEIGGKQIGAVRSKDLCRAFFDMYIGDLPVSEQTKREVAQNVAGLIGRC, encoded by the exons ATGGATCAATTACAAGTGGAGCATGGCCGTCAGGCATGTGCTACTCTCGCTGTATCCAATCTGACCTTGTCTGAAGATGTACTTGAACCAAAAACTGGCATAAAGTTCCCTATCATTTTGGACAGTCCTTTGGCTTGTGAAGATGGCTCCTGCCCAGCTACAGAG GTACTTGTTGGGACTGGTTCTAGAAGTTTGACAGTTTTAAGGATCAAGTCTTTGAAGATCTATGCATTTGGTTTAT aTGTTCAT CCTGATTCTGTTTGTGAAAAGTTGGGCCCTAAGTATGCTTCTGTACCAGTACCTGATTTGACGAACCGTGTAGAattttttgatgatcttttgaG GAAGGACATTCCTATGACTGTCAGGTTGGTTGTTAATTACAATGGCCTTAAGATCAGTACCGTGCGAGA TGCTTTTGAGAAGTCTCTCCGAAACCGATTGCAAAAG ATGAACCCTAACACTGATTATCATTGCCTGAGGACATTTGGTTCTTATTTCACTGAAGATATACCATTACCTGTG GGCACAACCATTCATTTCAGGCAAACAGCCGATGGTCAGCTAATAACCGAAA TTGGTGGTAAACAAATCGGTGCGGTCCGGAGCAAAGATTTATGCA GGGCTTTTTTCGACATGTACATTGGAGATCTTCCCGTCTCGGAGCAAACAAAGCGCGAAGTCGCTCAAAATGTTGCTGGCCTCATAGGGAGATGCTGA